In Stegostoma tigrinum isolate sSteTig4 chromosome 12, sSteTig4.hap1, whole genome shotgun sequence, the following proteins share a genomic window:
- the rabl3 gene encoding rab-like protein 3, with the protein MASLERVKVLVLGDSGVGKSSLVHLLCHNQVLGNPSWTVGCSVDVRVHDYKEGTPAEKTYYIELWDVGGSVGNASSIKSTRAVFYNSVNGVILVHDCTNKKSSQNLYRWSLEALNKDSSPTGVIVTNGDYDREQFADNQIPLLVIGTKLDQIHETKRNEVLTRTAFLAEDFNAEEINLDCTNPRYLAAGSSNAVKLSRFFDKVIERRYFSRDSNQIPGFADRKRFGAAGTLKVLHYD; encoded by the exons ATGGCGTCCTTGGAGCGGGtgaaggtgttggtgttgggGGATTCAG gagttgggaaatcatctCTTGTCCATTTGTTGTGCCACAACCAGGTGTTGGGAAATCCATCATGGACAGTTGGATGCTCAGTTGATGTGAGG GTTCATGATTATAAAGAAGGCACGCCAGCTGAGAAAACGTATTACATCGAACTTTGGGATGTTGGTGGATCTGTGGGCAATGCCAGCAGTATTAAAAGCACTAGAGCTGTATTTTACAACTCCGTGAATG GTGTAATATTAGTGCACGACTGTACAAACAAAAAGTCATCCCAGAATCTCTACAGATGGTCATTAGAAGCTTTAAATAAGGATTCATCTCCTACTGGAGTCATCGTGACGAACGG GGACTATGATCGTGAACAGTTTGCTGATAACCAGATTCCGTTACTGGTCATTGGTACTAAGTTGGACCAGATTCATGAAACTAAAAGGAATGAAGTTTTGACAAGGACTGCATTCTTGGCAGAAGATTTCAATGCTGAAGAAATTAATCTG GATTGTACCAATCCACGATATTTGGCTGCAGGTTCTTCCAATGCTGTGAAACTGAGCCGCTTTTTTGATAAA GTCATAGAAAGGAGGTATTTTTCACGTGACAGTAATCAG atccCTGGTTTTGCTGACCGAAAGCGATTTGGAGCAGCAGGCACGTTGAAGGTTCTTCATTATGATTGA